One genomic region from Spodoptera frugiperda isolate SF20-4 chromosome 21, AGI-APGP_CSIRO_Sfru_2.0, whole genome shotgun sequence encodes:
- the LOC118280430 gene encoding arginine-hydroxylase NDUFAF5, mitochondrial — translation MSQTHLLKCLSRLCITRNESKNLRNNAQVLIRNSSTKTAKQKTASSVYRAMNIFDRKAKALQRERSARREDYHLAEYIKEEIGWRTADRILDIKRVFKNAVELGASRGYVSRHLLPDSVEKVTLCDTSQTHLDKAIVGDGVQFEKKVMDEENIDFPDNSVDLIVSSLVLHWVNDLPGCFDRVMKCLKPDGVFMACVFGGDTLIELRQALQLAEGERLGGMSPHVSPFTRVRDIGGLLSASGFTLQTVDVDSIVVWYPSMWEVMRDVRAIGEANAAHNRPLRISKEVQFAAASIYDEMYGKEMPDKKVRGVPATYQIINFLGWKPDPSQPIPKERGTGQVSLKDLHKIDEIIDKPKVVKLTEEDMK, via the exons ATGTCACAAACGCACCTCCTTAAATGCCTATCCAGGCTCTGTATAACGAGAAATGAGTCCAAAAATTTACGTAATAATGCGCAGGTTTTGATTAGGAACAGTTCTACAAAAACTGCTAAACAGAAGACTGCATCTTCTGTGTATCGTGCTATGAATATATTTGACAGGAAAGCGAAGGCTTTGCAAAGGGAAAGATCAGCCAGAAGAGAGGATTATCACTTAGCggaatatattaaagaagagaTAGGTTGGAGGACTGCCGATCGTATTTTGGATATTAAACGAGTTTTTAAGAATGCCGTGGAACTTG GAGCGAGTCGTGGCTACGTATCCCGTCATCTACTACCGGACAGCGTTGAGAAGGTGACGCTGTGTGACACTTCGCAGACACATCTGGACAAAGCTATTGTTGGTGACGGAGTTCAGTTCGAAAAGAAAGTTATGGATGAAGAGAATATTGAT TTTCCAGATAACAGTGTAGACCTGATCGTGTCATCTCTAGTTCTGCATTGGGTGAACGACCTGCCCGGCTGCTTCGATAGAGTCATGAAGTGTTTAAAACCTGATGGG GTGTTCATGGCGTGTGTCTTCGGCGGGGACACGCTGATAGAGCTGCGGCAGGCGCTGCAGCTCGCGGAGGGCGAGCGGCTGGGCGGCATGTCGCCACATGTCTCGCCCTTCACCAGGGTTAGGGATATCGGCGGACTGTTGTCTGC gagTGGATTTACATTGCAAACTGTGGATGTGGACTCCATTGTAGTGTGGTATCCTAGCATGTGGGAGGTCATGAGGGACGTGAGGGCCATCGGAGAGGCAAACGCAGCGCACAACCGACCTCTGAGGATCTCTAAAGAGGTGCAATTCGCCGCGGCCAGTATATATGATGAAATGTATGGGAAG GAGATGCCAGACAAGAAAGTGCGTGGCGTGCCAGCTACGTACCAGATAATCAACTTCCTAGGCTGGAAGCCAGACCCTAGTCAGCCCATACCTAAGGAACGAGGCACTGGCCAGGTCTCTCTGAAGGACCTACATAAAATAGACGAAATTATTGACAAACCGAAGGTTGTGAAACTTACCGAAGAGGATATGAAATAG
- the LOC118280326 gene encoding uncharacterized protein LOC118280326, with translation MFDNYVSLSCERYGDLMKKYDVFQATCDDATKTPVTVYTPLTKNQLDELYLIREVSKTLQKKKEEDMKKQAAQAAAEQEKAEEVKPKEEKAEEKAVEESK, from the exons ATGTTCGACAACTACGTATCTCTATCATGCGAGCGGTACGGCGACTTAATGAAGAAATACGACGTGTTCCAAGCAACGTGTGACGATGCGACCAAGACACCTGTCACCGTGTACACTCCTCTGACAAAGAATCAGTTGGATGAGCTGTACCTGATCAGGGAAGTCAGTAAGACACTGCAGAAGAAGAAGGAAGAGGATATGAAGAAGCAGGCTGCG CAAGCGGCAGCTGAACAGGagaaggcggaagaagtcaagCCTAAAGAAGAGAAAGCAGAAGAAAAGGCAGTAGAAGAAAGCAAGTAG
- the LOC118280323 gene encoding tigger transposable element-derived protein 4: MASSSEAPATTYIDSSSDDECLSAVKRKAEIAEENSRCSKYGEDSDDEPIMAGVLVTVEVEEMDDDCPLEFNKTDKPNKKAKKRKKQKTVKGRPRKGRSFRCTDCAAEFETAGALKKHGLEHQVKTRHKCEICGRYFKKAFSLRMHNKVHMEKTAPQCQLCGMVFNNKGYLSQHMATHERTEECDKCHAKFHTNSQLKNHTKQAHSKKNQKDDGNITKPRPDLNQSSSAGDNTQSDQDLKISEDESGKLPFLFNEFEGCLKREDLSHPTQCAIVSKMHKGRSVSDVCRLYNLTPEIVNEIWEDREKYALPKKAGKRTTRYMNSILDTRIVEWFHSQRANDIQVSGKMLQDVAEAFAKESGFVAFNGSKKWLDRFKKRYNISLRGTPCKRDYHNQMESKWKNHFFREQWSDARLGIPDEDIYTADEFGFYYNPSKGRIKKLAGKKYIQGYVKDRLSVFLCANMPGTDKKKLLVCGTEDPLLHSFRDPDTLPVTYIRHSQAHFTTQMFEEYVKYWNRELQMKNRKAILVLDRATIHSKLQLSHLKLVFVPWKASNGLIPMKNGVSAKFRDEFRRLILEEKAMNVLRGVDRNLTCLEALYMLEKAWERTPPEAITKSFVDTGYDVTVPDEVIEIDKPKVYENDEEILANMMKDYDVESYFTNISTLDQYLTVDEELVTGQGTNGSVFGGNHKVTDPLNYAEKAKEDLMPLATEKPESDEKEVLVKKSRALQDLDIVRKYLQSNATSYDTFCCFMEIEKFVMQTVIG; encoded by the exons ATGGCTTCAAGTTCGGAGGCTCCGGCTACGACATATATCGATAGTTCTTCGGACGACGAATGTTTATCGGCGGTGAAACGAAAAGCCGAAATAGCTGAAGAAAATAGTAGATGCAGTAAATATGGGGAAGATAGTGACGATGAGCCGATCATGGCTGGAGTGCTGGTCACTGTGGAAGTCGAGGAAATGGACGATGACTGTCCATTGGAGTTTAACAAA actgacaaaccaaataaaaaggctaaaaagagaaaaaaacagAAAACTGTGAAAGGCAGACCTAGAAAAGGCAGATCGTTCCGATGTACTGACTGTGCTGCGGAGTTTGAAACTGCCGGGGCGCTAAAGAAGCATGGGCTTGAACATCAAGTTAAAACAAG ACACAAATGTGAGATATGCGGGCGCTACTTCAAGAAGGCGTTCAGTCTGCGCATGCACAACAAGGTGCACATGGAGAAGACGGCGCCGCAGTGCCAGCTGTGTGGCATGGTGTTCAATAATAAGGGATATTtg TCACAACACATGGCGACGCACGAGAGGACGGAGGAGTGTGACAAATGCCACGCGAAGTTCCATACAAACTCACAGCTGAAGAACCACACCAAGCAAGCACACTCCAAGAAGAATCAGAAGGACGATGGGAATATTAC aAAACCCAGACCAGATCTCAACCAAAGTTCTTCGGCGGGCGACAACACACAATCAGATCAAGATCTAAAAATATCAGAAGACGAAAGCGGTAAGCTGCCATTTTTGTTTAACGAATTCGAGGGCTGTTTGAAACGCGAGGACCTAAGCCACCCCACACAATGCGCTATTGTCAGCAAAATGCACAAAGGTAGATCCGTTTCTGATGTCTGTAGGCTATATAACCTAACTCCAGAAATAGTAAATGAAATTTGGGAGGACCGAGAAAAGTATGCTCTCCCCAAAAAAGCCGGAAAACGGACCACTAGGTACATGAACAGCATATTAGACACAAGAATCGTTGAATGGTTTCATTCGCAAAGAGCAAATGATATACAGGTTTCTGGGAAAATGCTCCAAGATGTAGCTGAAGCGTTTGCCAAAGAAAGCGGTTTCGTAGCTTTTAATGGTAGCAAAAAATGGCTCGATAGGTTTAAGAAACGGTATAATATCTCCTTAAGAGGGACCCCCTGTAAGAGGGACTATCATAATCAAATGGAATCTAAATGGAAGAACCATTTCTTCAGAGAGCAATGGAGTGACGCCCGGTTAGGTATACCTGATGAAGATATCTACACAGCTGATGAATTCGGCTTCTATTATAACCCCTCTAAAGGTCGGATAAAAAAGTTGGCCGgcaaaaagtatatacaaggtTATGTAAAAGACCGTTTATCGGTTTTCCTTTGCGCAAATATGCCAGGCACAGATAAAAAGAAGTTACTTGTGTGTGGCACGGAAGATCCGCTTCTACATTCCTTTAGAGATCCGGATACGTTACCAGTGACATATATCCGACATTCCCAAGCCCACTTTACCACGCAAATGTTCGAAGAATACGTCAAATATTGGAATAGAGAATTACAAATGAAAAATCGGAAAGCGATTCTCGTTTTAGACAGGGCTACAATACACTCAAAGTTGCAGTTATCCCATTTGAAATTAGTTTTCGTACCCTGGAAAGCGTCAAACGGTTTAATACCAATGAAAAACGGTGTTTCAGCCAAGTTCCGTGATGAGTTTAGGAGGCTAATCTTAGAAGAGAAGGCTATGAATGTCCTTAGAGGTGTGGATAGAAATTTAACATGCTTAGAGGCTCTATACATGTTAGAGAAGGCTTGGGAGCGGACACCACCAGAAGCTATTACCAAAAGCTTTGTAGACACTGGGTATGACGTAACAGTTCCCGACGAAGTCATAGAGATAGATAAACCAAAAGTTTATGAGAACGATGAGGAAATACTAGCTAATATGATGAAGGATTATGACGTAGAATCTTATTTCACAAATATCAGTACTCTAGATCAATATTTGACAGTGGACGAGGAACTTGTAACTGGGCAAGGGACTAATGGATCAGTTTTCGGTGGTAACCACAAAGTCACTGATCCTCTAAACTATGCCGAGAAAGCGAAAGAGGATCTGATGCCTCTCGCGACAGAGAAGCCGGAGTCTGATGAGAAGGAGGTTCTAGTGAAGAAGTCAAGGGCGTTGCAGGATTTGGATATCGTTAGGAAGTATTTGCAGTCGAACGCGACGTCCTACGATacgttttgttgttttatgGAGATTGAGAAATTTGTTATGCAGACTGTTATAGGTTGA
- the LOC118280324 gene encoding small integral membrane protein 12-A — translation MWPIIMQFLRTNAPYFTLPVAAVVGVIGYNLEGLLSDRYTPYNKPVQDQRVERLIDEEVLSDPTNVQKLRYKENVLGRNVSPSLQNK, via the exons ATGTGGCCAATAATAATGCAGTTTCTTAGAACAAACGCTCCATACTTCACATTACCAGTAGCGGCCGTGGTCGGCGTCATAGGATACAACTTGGAAGGCTTATTATCTGACAGATATACACCTTACAACA aACCAGTACAAGACCAAAGAGTAGAACGGCTAATAGATGAAGAGGTCCTGAGTGACCCAACCAATGTTCAGAAACTAAGATATAAAGAGAATGTCCTCGGGAGAAACGTGTCACCGTCActacaaaacaaatga
- the LOC118280325 gene encoding gastrula zinc finger protein XlCGF17.1, translating into METKSGVGIQDHWMKSMMEPASSDKQDNRSSVKREKMAEAYNGENVTYDMKQQQNDPRYRCDVCHLTFEGMEYLMLHKKFHGNDKDTPIMEPEPQVHHKEGPKKRRKFKCDQCDVKVNSQYHLDIHRSKHEGASSKKYMCEVCDRSFVAAQFLKSHMQTHSSTSTINCEICNKSFTGQAYLKLHMQLHNDIKKFKCSKCDEMFPTKNCLKIHMKKHTKVKNFKCDCCNKLFVSKITMEKHRQTHEGQPIDCHVKCSHCDRTMHASLLRTHLMRAHPPTVDDDVKRPHKCTTCGKSFIVRINLNLHIRVCHPDLAEPEDDDEDIMTDNS; encoded by the coding sequence ATGGAGACGAAATCCGGCGTTGGAATTCAAGATCACTGGATGAAGAGTATGATGGAGCCGGCGTCGAGTGACAAACAAGACAACCGTTCGTCAGTTAAGCGCGAGAAGATGGCCGAAGCTTACAACGGTGAAAACGTAACATACGATATGAAACAGCAACAAAACGACCCGCGCTATAGATGCGATGTCTGTCATCTCACGTTCGAAGGTATGGAGTATTTGATGTTGCATAAAAAGTTCCATGGAAACGACAAAGACACGCCAATTATGGAGCCAGAGCCTCAAGTACATCACAAAGAAGGTCCTAAAAAGCGGCGTAAGTTCAAATGTGACCAGTGTGATGTAAAAGTGAACTCTCAGTATCATCTAGACATACATAGAAGCAAACATGAAGGTGCTTCATCTAAAAAGTATATGTGTGAGGTTTGTGACCGCAGTTTTGTTGCCGCACAGTTTCTCAAAAGTCATATGCAAACTCATTCGTCAACATCAACAATTAATTGTGAGATTTGCAACAAGAGTTTTACTGGGCAGGCCTATTTGAAGCTACACATGCAGCTACATAACGACATTAAGAAGTTTAAGTGTTCTAAATGTGATGAGATGTTCCCTACGAagaattgtttaaaaattcataTGAAGAAGCATACAAAAGTGAAAAATTTCAAATGTGATTGTTGTAACAAGCTGTTTGTGTCTAAAATAACTATGGAGAAGCATAGACAAACGCACGAAGGCCAGCCTATTGATTGTCATGTGAAATGTTCACATTGTGACAGAACGATGCATGCATCATTACTACGTACACACTTGATGAGAGCACATCCACCAACAGTTGATGACGATGTCAAAAGACCGCATAAGTGTACGACTTGTGGCAAAAGTTTCATTGTAAGAATTAATCTTAATCTGCATATCAGAGTCTGTCATCCGGATCTGGCTGAACCTGAGGATGATGACGAGGACATTATGACAGACAACTCTTAG